The following are from one region of the Paenibacillus protaetiae genome:
- a CDS encoding CCA tRNA nucleotidyltransferase, with translation MRIALPEQMSAALPVMDRLAAGGYEAVFVGGCVRDTLLGRAITDVDIASSAKPEQVMELFERTVPTGIQHGTVTVLHGEMAYEVTTFREESVYAKHRKPESVTFISSLEGDLLRRDLTFNAIALRSDGTVVDPFGGMDDLKNGIVRCVGHAETRYEEDALRMLRMIRFTAEFRFRPTFGTWKALLKQRELLKHIAMERVRMELDKMIAGSSPAIAFWLLARSGLLHHVKEPLPAAVVAVLDAAAAHPDRLGRHAEAIEAVDRLAELDDRWAALLIHMGLTLEEAAAAMKTLRFSGSRHTHAAGVLAVHQEALRLLGTAREPAKLRESWIGIVLRYGEATASCWLSMNEAGAISVERAAASRFKQWLNEMPVFSVKQLDINGRQLSERMDRKPGPWTGQWLERLLYEVACGQLANNRQRLLERAEIWNAEEG, from the coding sequence ATGCGAATCGCATTGCCTGAACAAATGTCCGCAGCGCTGCCCGTAATGGACCGGCTTGCTGCGGGCGGCTACGAAGCTGTATTTGTTGGCGGCTGTGTTAGAGATACGCTGCTTGGACGTGCGATCACGGATGTCGACATCGCCTCATCGGCCAAGCCGGAGCAGGTGATGGAACTGTTCGAGCGTACCGTCCCGACCGGCATCCAGCATGGGACGGTTACCGTGCTGCACGGCGAGATGGCTTATGAAGTTACGACATTCCGGGAAGAGTCCGTATACGCCAAACACCGCAAGCCCGAATCGGTTACGTTTATTTCGAGCCTGGAAGGGGACTTGCTCCGGAGAGACTTGACGTTTAACGCTATCGCCTTGCGGTCGGATGGTACGGTGGTGGACCCGTTTGGCGGCATGGATGATCTGAAGAACGGAATTGTCCGTTGTGTCGGGCACGCGGAGACGCGTTATGAAGAGGACGCGCTTCGCATGCTGCGCATGATCCGCTTTACGGCGGAATTCCGTTTCAGGCCTACGTTTGGCACGTGGAAAGCGCTGCTGAAGCAACGTGAATTGCTGAAGCATATTGCGATGGAGCGGGTACGGATGGAGCTCGACAAAATGATAGCCGGCTCATCGCCGGCTATTGCTTTTTGGCTGCTTGCCCGCAGCGGGCTGCTCCATCATGTGAAAGAACCGCTGCCGGCGGCCGTAGTCGCAGTGCTGGATGCCGCCGCAGCGCATCCCGATAGATTAGGCCGGCATGCGGAAGCAATAGAAGCAGTGGACAGGCTGGCGGAATTGGATGACCGCTGGGCTGCTTTGCTCATTCATATGGGGTTGACGCTTGAAGAAGCAGCGGCTGCGATGAAGACGCTTCGTTTCTCAGGCAGCCGCCACACGCATGCCGCGGGGGTGCTGGCTGTTCACCAGGAGGCGCTTCGCTTGCTCGGAACGGCGCGTGAACCTGCTAAGCTGCGTGAAAGCTGGATCGGCATCGTGCTCCGATACGGTGAAGCAACCGCATCCTGCTGGCTCTCCATGAATGAGGCAGGCGCCATAAGCGTTGAGAGAGCGGCTGCCAGCCGTTTCAAACAATGGCTGAACGAGATGCCTGTCTTTAGCGTGAAACAATTAGACATTAACGGCAGGCAGCTGTCCGAGCGGATGGATCGCAAGCCCGGCCCGTGGACGGGTCAGTGGCTGGAGCGTTTGCTATACGAGGTGGCTTGCGGACAACTGGCCAACAATCGGCAGCGGCTGCTGGAGCGCGCTGAAATATGGAATGCAGAGGAAGGTTAA
- the bshA gene encoding N-acetyl-alpha-D-glucosaminyl L-malate synthase BshA, which produces MAKKLKIGITCYPTLGGSGVVATELGKLLAERGHEIHFITHSIPFRLGHFHKNIFFHEVEVNDYYVFRYPPYDLSLASKMAQVAKMQELDLLHVHYAVPHAVCAYIAKQMAGDGLKTVTTLHGTDITVLAQDESLKDLIRLAINESDAVTAVSGDLIKETRQLLDITAPIDLTYNFVDKRVYYPRDVAALRGDYAAPHEKILMHISNFRPVKRVGDVIDIFAKVSERLPSKLLLVGEGPELTKIQCKIRSMGLEDKVHFLGKQEDVAQVISLADVVLLPSEKESFGLVSLEAMACGVPTIGSNAGGIPELVTHGETGFLSPIGDVDGMALYAEKLLTDDALHDKMKQACIHRARTEFCNDTITSQYESIYYRVLGIEADMPLATCAE; this is translated from the coding sequence ATGGCCAAGAAGCTGAAGATCGGAATAACCTGTTATCCGACCTTGGGAGGATCCGGCGTTGTGGCTACAGAATTAGGCAAACTGCTGGCTGAGCGCGGACATGAAATTCATTTTATTACACATAGCATTCCGTTCCGGCTTGGACATTTCCATAAAAACATTTTTTTTCATGAAGTGGAAGTGAACGACTATTATGTGTTCCGTTATCCGCCTTATGATCTGTCGCTAGCCAGCAAAATGGCGCAGGTCGCCAAAATGCAGGAGCTTGATTTGCTGCATGTCCATTATGCGGTTCCGCATGCGGTGTGCGCCTATATTGCGAAGCAAATGGCGGGCGATGGCCTGAAGACAGTAACGACGCTGCACGGCACAGATATTACGGTGCTTGCGCAGGACGAATCGCTTAAAGATCTGATCAGGCTGGCGATTAATGAAAGCGATGCGGTAACGGCGGTTTCCGGCGACTTGATTAAAGAAACGAGACAGCTGCTGGACATTACGGCGCCAATCGACTTGACGTATAACTTTGTCGATAAACGGGTTTATTACCCGCGCGACGTTGCGGCTTTGCGCGGCGACTATGCGGCTCCGCACGAGAAAATTTTGATGCATATTTCCAACTTCCGCCCTGTGAAGCGGGTAGGGGACGTCATTGATATTTTCGCGAAAGTGTCGGAGCGGCTGCCGTCAAAACTGCTACTTGTCGGCGAAGGACCGGAACTGACCAAAATACAATGTAAAATCCGCTCCATGGGACTGGAAGATAAGGTGCATTTCTTAGGCAAGCAGGAGGATGTCGCACAAGTGATTTCGCTTGCGGATGTGGTGCTGCTTCCTTCGGAAAAGGAAAGCTTCGGCCTTGTTTCGCTTGAAGCGATGGCATGCGGCGTGCCGACGATTGGTTCTAACGCAGGCGGCATTCCGGAGCTTGTGACGCATGGCGAAACCGGCTTTTTAAGCCCGATCGGCGATGTAGACGGCATGGCTCTTTATGCGGAGAAGCTGCTTACCGATGATGCGCTCCATGACAAAATGAAGCAGGCATGTATTCATCGTGCGCGGACTGAATTTTGCAATGATACGATTACAAGCCAATACGAAAGCATCTATTACCGGGTGCTTGGTATTGAAGCGGATATGCCGCTTGCCACTTGCGCTGAATAA
- the bshB1 gene encoding bacillithiol biosynthesis deacetylase BshB1, which translates to MLDILVFGAHADDAEIGMAGTIAKHTAKGLRVGVCDLTQAEMSSNGTVELRQQEAASAAAVLGLYARTNLQLPDRGLVYSREHIDAIVAEIRRHRPRIVFAPYWEDRHPDHVACSKLVEEAVFNAKLRRYMPELPPVTVEQLIYYYINDAKDVSLVVDISEQMETKRQSLLAYRSQFSLGEGSVATPLTDRYIQRVEARDMLLGQTYGTGFAEGFAVKRPHPVSFFLS; encoded by the coding sequence ATGCTTGACATATTAGTATTTGGAGCCCATGCGGATGATGCCGAGATCGGAATGGCCGGTACAATCGCGAAGCATACGGCAAAAGGTTTGCGCGTAGGCGTTTGTGATTTGACTCAAGCAGAGATGTCATCAAACGGCACCGTAGAGCTGAGGCAGCAGGAAGCTGCCTCAGCCGCTGCGGTGCTCGGTCTATATGCACGAACGAATCTACAGCTTCCGGACCGGGGACTTGTTTACAGCCGCGAGCATATCGATGCGATTGTTGCCGAAATTAGGAGGCATCGGCCCCGTATTGTATTTGCGCCTTATTGGGAGGACCGGCATCCTGACCATGTAGCTTGCAGCAAGCTTGTGGAAGAAGCGGTGTTTAACGCAAAGCTGCGCCGTTATATGCCGGAGCTGCCGCCTGTTACCGTAGAACAGCTGATTTATTACTACATCAACGATGCGAAGGACGTTTCGCTTGTTGTGGATATTTCCGAACAGATGGAAACGAAGCGGCAGTCTTTGCTTGCATACCGTTCACAGTTCTCATTAGGCGAAGGCAGCGTAGCGACTCCGCTTACGGACCGCTATATTCAACGGGTAGAAGCAAGGGATATGCTGCTGGGTCAAACCTATGGCACCGGTTTTGCAGAAGGATTTGCGGTGAAACGCCCGCATCCGGTTTCATTTTTTCTATCATAA
- the mgsA gene encoding methylglyoxal synthase — translation MGLKIAFIAHDRKKDEMVNFVTAYEHVFVPHTLYSTGTTGLRIMERTSLNIHRFMSGPLGGDQQIGALVAQNEMDLIIFLRDPLMAQPHEPDITALLRLCDVQGIPVATNVATAELLVKSLERGDFGWRELVHKYKPGEPS, via the coding sequence ATGGGGTTGAAAATTGCTTTTATCGCGCATGACCGCAAAAAAGATGAGATGGTAAATTTTGTGACGGCATACGAGCATGTCTTTGTGCCGCATACACTTTATTCGACCGGTACAACCGGCCTTCGAATTATGGAAAGAACGAGCTTGAACATTCATCGCTTTATGTCCGGCCCGCTTGGCGGCGACCAGCAAATTGGCGCGTTAGTTGCGCAAAATGAGATGGATTTGATCATCTTTCTGCGCGATCCGCTGATGGCGCAGCCGCATGAGCCGGATATTACGGCGCTGCTCCGGTTATGCGATGTACAGGGAATCCCTGTCGCAACCAATGTGGCAACTGCCGAGTTGCTGGTCAAATCGCTGGAACGCGGCGATTTCGGATGGCGGGAGCTTGTACATAAATACAAACCGGGAGAACCTTCCTAA
- the dapB gene encoding 4-hydroxy-tetrahydrodipicolinate reductase: MSSTIKVAVIGAAGRMGREVVKMVLEDEALQLVAAVSPSAGAIDAGALVGKPNTGVTVSATIEEALEHSGADVMVDFTVPAAAYHNTSTAIRYGVRPIIGTTGLTPEQIEQLDKLCKEKGIGGLIAPNFSIGAILMMKFAAEASKYMPHVEIIEYHGDQKLDAPSGTSIKTAELISQVRQELRQGNPNEEETIEGARGGYYNGFRIHSVRLPGVFAQQEVIFGGYGQTLKIRHDSYERAGYMPGVNLAVKKVMTYAGLIYGFEHLMD; this comes from the coding sequence ATGTCTTCCACAATTAAAGTAGCGGTTATTGGCGCTGCCGGCCGGATGGGGCGCGAAGTTGTCAAAATGGTGCTGGAGGATGAAGCGCTGCAGCTGGTTGCTGCTGTTTCTCCTTCAGCAGGAGCCATTGACGCCGGCGCCTTGGTTGGCAAGCCGAATACTGGCGTCACCGTCAGCGCAACTATCGAGGAAGCGCTGGAACACTCGGGCGCAGATGTTATGGTTGACTTCACGGTTCCCGCGGCCGCTTATCATAACACCAGCACGGCTATCCGATACGGCGTGCGCCCGATTATCGGGACAACCGGGCTGACGCCGGAGCAAATTGAACAGCTGGACAAGCTGTGTAAGGAAAAAGGGATTGGCGGGCTTATCGCTCCGAATTTCTCGATCGGCGCTATTCTAATGATGAAATTTGCGGCGGAAGCGTCCAAATATATGCCTCATGTAGAAATTATCGAATATCACGGCGATCAGAAGCTGGATGCGCCTTCCGGCACTTCGATCAAAACCGCCGAGCTGATTTCGCAAGTGAGACAGGAGCTGCGCCAAGGCAATCCGAACGAGGAAGAAACGATTGAAGGGGCGCGCGGAGGTTACTATAACGGTTTCCGTATACATAGCGTTCGTTTGCCGGGCGTGTTCGCCCAGCAGGAAGTTATTTTCGGCGGATACGGCCAAACGCTTAAAATCCGCCACGATTCGTATGAACGGGCAGGTTATATGCCGGGTGTCAATCTTGCTGTCAAAAAAGTGATGACATACGCCGGCTTAATTTATGGCTTTGAGCATCTGATGGACTAA
- a CDS encoding tetratricopeptide repeat protein, giving the protein MDGEACIRKAYDYILNADFEKAIYWFEQAIAAEPGNAGYCHRCAVSCARSGKWEKAKTYAARAVELEPNNEEYLYYWSTIEAKLSVMEADKRLNKQPPDLDGAVMLLKLASERDPISFEAWYMLALAYSEQGRLEEAAASAREALRLDYGHSAARRLFADLKRKLRQQAKNEQLGKGKR; this is encoded by the coding sequence ATGGACGGGGAAGCCTGCATTCGAAAGGCTTACGACTATATATTGAACGCTGATTTTGAAAAAGCGATTTATTGGTTCGAGCAAGCGATCGCGGCCGAGCCGGGCAACGCCGGTTATTGCCACAGATGCGCAGTTTCCTGCGCCCGCAGCGGCAAATGGGAGAAAGCCAAAACATATGCGGCAAGAGCGGTAGAGCTTGAACCCAATAACGAAGAGTATCTTTATTATTGGAGTACAATTGAAGCAAAGCTCTCTGTTATGGAGGCGGATAAGCGCTTAAACAAGCAGCCGCCTGATCTGGATGGGGCTGTTATGCTGCTCAAGCTGGCGTCGGAGCGGGATCCGATCAGCTTCGAAGCCTGGTATATGCTTGCTTTAGCTTATTCGGAGCAAGGCCGGCTGGAGGAAGCGGCAGCAAGCGCGAGGGAAGCGTTGCGTCTCGATTACGGGCACTCCGCGGCTCGCAGGCTGTTTGCGGATTTGAAGCGGAAGCTGCGGCAGCAGGCGAAGAATGAACAACTTGGAAAAGGGAAAAGGTGA